CGCGTTCCAGCGCCTCGTTCATAATCCGCTGCACCCGCGCATCCACGGTCGAGTGAACTTGGATACGTCCCCGGAGGAGGTCTTCGACACCGACGTCCACGCGGCGGTCTTTGATCTCCTGAAGAACATTTTCAACGACCGCGGCCGACTGGAGCATCTTGTCCTTGTTCCGCCCAACAACTAGAATCGGGTGCCGGGCGGCGCCCGTCACCTTGTCGCGAGAAATAAAGCCGTTCGCCGCCATAAGCGCCAGAGTTTGATTTCTGCGGCGCAAGACCCTATCGGTTCGAGCCGCGCTGGGCGCGTAGGTGAGCGGCGACTTAGCGATGCCGGCGAGCAGCGCCGCCTTGTCGGCATCGTCTACGGTGAATGTGGCGAGCGGCCGTCCGAAATAATATTCCGCCGCTCGCGCAAAACCGTACTGGCCCTCTCCCATGTAAATAAAGCTGGCGTAGCGGGCGAGAATTTCCTCCTTGGCCCGGCGCTTCGAGCCGAAGCGCTTCTCCATCTCTTTTTCGATCCACAAAGAAAGCCGAATCTCCTCCATCTTCCGAAACCACATGTTGGCGCTTCGCGTCCCGATCACGTAAGACAACACGCGCGGCAAGAAGCCGCCGTGCCGGAGCTGGCTGCTGTTTTCCTGCGCCGTCAAGTCGCGCAGAAAATGACCGCGCACGAGCTGCTGCGTGATCGTCGATCCGCCTTGCGGAAAGATCGGCGGACTATCGACCTCGTCTCGCCGTCCCAGCCCTAGGAGGCCCGCCACCAAAGTTCCAACCCTGACTTTCCAAAGTACGCGAGGGATTCCAAAATAGTCCACTCCGCCATGGGAAAAGAAGTTCTTGTCCTCGACGGCCAGGATCGCATCGCGAACGATCGGCGGGATATCCTCGTATTGGGTGATCTCCCGGCGCTGCCTCGCCAGCCCAATGAGGGACTGTCCGTTGACATCGTAGACGTGGCCGATCGTGGGAAACTCGAAGCGGGCGAATGTCTCCATGTCGGGCAGGTCGCTGCGGTTGAAATAGACGTGACGGAATCCAATCGCGATGAGAGCGGCCGTGTCCAACGTCGTGCAGATCAGCAGGTAAACGACGGCGCTCTCCCAGCTCAGCCGGTCCAGGCGAACACGACGAATTCTCCGCGCCGCCGCCAGGACGGCGCCATGCGTGCGCCTGAACCAAGTTCGAACGAAGCCCGCCGAGTCCCACTGCGCGCGCAGGTACGGCCCGGGATCAGGAACGACTCCGAAGCCCACCAGT
This portion of the Candidatus Binatia bacterium genome encodes:
- a CDS encoding transglycosylase domain-containing protein, with amino-acid sequence MLYWFLMLLAAVTAGLVGFGVVPDPGPYLRAQWDSAGFVRTWFRRTHGAVLAAARRIRRVRLDRLSWESAVVYLLICTTLDTAALIAIGFRHVYFNRSDLPDMETFARFEFPTIGHVYDVNGQSLIGLARQRREITQYEDIPPIVRDAILAVEDKNFFSHGGVDYFGIPRVLWKVRVGTLVAGLLGLGRRDEVDSPPIFPQGGSTITQQLVRGHFLRDLTAQENSSQLRHGGFLPRVLSYVIGTRSANMWFRKMEEIRLSLWIEKEMEKRFGSKRRAKEEILARYASFIYMGEGQYGFARAAEYYFGRPLATFTVDDADKAALLAGIAKSPLTYAPSAARTDRVLRRRNQTLALMAANGFISRDKVTGAARHPILVVGRNKDKMLQSAAVVENVLQEIKDRRVDVGVEDLLRGRIQVHSTVDARVQRIMNEALERGLELYEKRHPSAQGVIQGSVVVLRNHDASILAETGGRRFYKARSASYSDFNRVTESLRQPGSAMKPMVYLAAFQQGAFSLRTMVPDEPISVPDGAGVKWISNYDGEFKGMISLREALAESRNAVAIWITKQIGIASVLRTSRNVGVRTRLQPYATTALGASEVNLLELANAYRTIASGVLAQPYLIRQIVRNSGEVLVDSEDDEPPVDLDEPALALIQEGLRGVIRLPNGTAHALAAGDFPIAVMGKTGTTNEFRDALFIGSTYGPEGITVAVRIGFDDNRSLGAKETGARVALPVFKEIMLRTYADKLAGSVPEFPPEMERRISDYLMGDSAERAPLPDFSPVAISQ